A DNA window from Paenibacillus segetis contains the following coding sequences:
- a CDS encoding ABC transporter ATP-binding protein, with product MIKLFRNLKPYRLLVIAVLVLVFFQSLSELYLPTLMSDIIDTGVVKGDTTYIWKIGSFMLLVALGGMACSIGASYFSSKAASGFGKLMRGKVFNHVENFSLEEFDKVGTASLITRTTNDITQMQQVLIMILRMMIMAPMLCIGGIIMAVSKDATLSLVFIVVIPVLALAIFLIARKGLPYFKAIQSKIDKLNLVMREGLTGIRVIRSFNRIDHEKKRFEVANFDLTDTSIKVNKIMALMMPIMMLVMNFSSVAIIWFGGIRIDGGHMAVGDLMAFLQYAMQIMFSLVMVSMMFVLIPRASASAIRINEVLDMEPVIKDAEVLKGTSGMKGYVEFDNVTFSYPGAEQPAIQDISFSAKPGEVTAIIGGTGSGKSTLISLIPRFYEVDSGRVLVDGVDVRDMSQEELRKKIGLVPQKAVLFTGTINENIRYGKEDATDEEVQHAAQIAQASDFIAEMEEGFQSVIAQGGSNVSGGQKQRLSIARALVRQAEVYIFDDSFSALDFKTDSKLRAALKQETMESTVIIVAQRVSTVMDADRIIVMNESQVAGIGNHQELMETCDVYREIVYSQLSEEEIA from the coding sequence ATGATAAAGCTTTTCCGAAATTTAAAACCATACCGTTTACTGGTCATTGCGGTGCTAGTGCTGGTATTCTTCCAGTCACTTTCTGAGTTGTATTTACCGACGCTGATGTCAGATATTATTGACACAGGGGTTGTGAAAGGTGATACAACTTATATTTGGAAGATTGGTTCGTTCATGCTCCTTGTAGCACTGGGCGGAATGGCCTGCTCCATTGGAGCGAGTTATTTCTCCTCGAAGGCAGCATCTGGGTTTGGTAAATTAATGCGTGGTAAGGTATTCAACCACGTGGAGAATTTCTCTCTTGAGGAGTTTGACAAGGTTGGAACGGCTTCGTTGATAACACGTACAACAAATGATATTACTCAAATGCAGCAAGTACTTATTATGATTCTGCGAATGATGATTATGGCTCCGATGTTATGCATTGGGGGGATCATCATGGCAGTATCCAAAGATGCAACCTTATCTCTGGTATTTATTGTGGTTATCCCTGTGCTTGCTCTGGCGATCTTCCTTATTGCTAGAAAAGGACTTCCATACTTCAAAGCGATTCAATCAAAGATTGATAAGCTAAACCTTGTTATGCGTGAAGGATTAACCGGGATCCGTGTTATTCGTTCATTTAACAGAATTGACCATGAGAAGAAACGGTTCGAGGTGGCAAACTTCGACTTGACCGATACATCGATCAAAGTAAACAAAATTATGGCGCTAATGATGCCGATTATGATGCTTGTTATGAACTTCTCTTCTGTAGCCATTATCTGGTTCGGTGGAATACGCATTGATGGTGGGCATATGGCTGTCGGCGATCTCATGGCATTTCTACAATATGCTATGCAGATTATGTTCTCACTCGTGATGGTGTCCATGATGTTTGTACTTATTCCTCGTGCATCAGCTTCAGCTATTCGGATCAACGAAGTGCTGGATATGGAACCAGTTATTAAGGATGCTGAGGTTCTGAAGGGGACTTCTGGCATGAAAGGTTATGTTGAGTTTGATAATGTGACCTTTAGTTACCCTGGCGCAGAGCAACCTGCGATACAAGATATTTCTTTCAGCGCTAAGCCGGGTGAAGTGACGGCAATTATTGGCGGAACGGGGTCAGGTAAATCTACCCTCATTAGTCTTATTCCAAGATTCTATGAAGTCGATAGTGGCCGCGTGTTAGTGGATGGCGTTGATGTTCGTGATATGTCACAGGAGGAGCTGCGTAAGAAGATTGGTCTTGTTCCGCAGAAAGCTGTGTTGTTCACAGGTACAATTAACGAGAATATTCGTTACGGTAAAGAAGATGCAACCGATGAAGAAGTGCAACACGCTGCTCAAATCGCGCAGGCATCTGATTTTATCGCCGAAATGGAAGAAGGCTTCCAATCTGTGATCGCCCAAGGTGGTTCTAATGTCTCTGGTGGACAGAAACAGCGTCTATCGATCGCACGTGCTTTGGTACGACAAGCGGAAGTTTATATATTTGATGATAGCTTCTCAGCGCTTGACTTCAAGACCGACTCTAAGCTTCGTGCTGCATTGAAGCAAGAAACCATGGAATCTACGGTTATTATTGTTGCTCAACGGGTTAGTACCGTAATGGATGCTGACCGCATCATCGTAATGAATGAGAGTCAAGTTGCGGGTATTGGCAATCACCAAGAACTGATGGAGACCTGCGACGTGTATAGAGAAATCGTGTATTCGCAGCTTTCAGAGGAGGAGATCGCATGA
- a CDS encoding GGDEF domain-containing protein: protein MISQIGEIAELIPHVPQDTKCEHVNQIFKENPQLQGVVVIRKEGSQLSLVMRARFYQTMGTLYGYNIYMGRPIDLIMKQEPLVVEYGHSITEVSKLAMNRPEEELYDYVIVTRNDEFYGVVSIRNLLLNFAEIQTQIATFLNPLTGLPGNLSIREKLKQVLEWEQFSMLYIDLDNFKAYNDIYGFSAGDKLIQATATILKGFIYQPDSFVGHIGGDDFVAIVNHHDYRQLSQSIIEHFDDMIGSFYSDIHLRQKYVLTENRAGEMEKIPLVGISIAVVTNEWRQFESEEEIVNESTRIKKRCKADKHSCYYANNYVPEMQVPWA, encoded by the coding sequence ATGATTTCACAGATCGGGGAGATTGCAGAGTTAATTCCGCATGTGCCTCAAGATACAAAATGTGAACATGTGAATCAAATCTTCAAAGAAAACCCTCAGTTACAAGGGGTTGTTGTCATTCGAAAAGAAGGTAGTCAATTATCCTTGGTGATGAGAGCCCGATTTTATCAGACAATGGGTACACTTTATGGTTACAACATATATATGGGCAGACCGATCGATTTGATCATGAAGCAAGAGCCGCTTGTTGTTGAATATGGACATTCTATTACTGAGGTGAGCAAACTCGCGATGAACAGACCGGAAGAGGAACTGTATGATTATGTGATCGTAACGAGAAACGATGAGTTTTATGGTGTTGTTAGTATTCGTAATCTGCTATTAAATTTTGCAGAGATCCAGACGCAAATCGCCACTTTTCTAAATCCACTTACAGGGCTTCCCGGTAATCTATCGATTAGGGAAAAGTTGAAGCAGGTTCTAGAGTGGGAGCAGTTTAGTATGCTCTACATTGATTTGGACAATTTCAAGGCTTATAACGATATATATGGTTTTAGCGCAGGGGACAAGTTGATTCAGGCTACGGCTACAATCCTCAAAGGGTTTATTTATCAGCCAGATAGCTTCGTCGGGCATATTGGGGGCGATGACTTCGTTGCTATCGTGAACCATCACGATTATCGTCAACTTAGTCAGTCGATCATCGAGCATTTTGACGATATGATTGGATCGTTTTATAGTGACATCCATTTGCGGCAGAAGTATGTGTTGACTGAGAACCGAGCGGGTGAAATGGAGAAAATTCCGTTGGTCGGTATTTCAATCGCCGTCGTTACGAATGAATGGAGACAGTTTGAGAGTGAAGAGGAAATTGTAAATGAATCTACACGAATTAAGAAAAGATGCAAAGCGGACAAGCATAGTTGTTATTATGCGAACAATTATGTCCCTGAAATGCAGGTTCCCTGGGCATAA
- a CDS encoding Gfo/Idh/MocA family protein → MSLNIGIIGTGWFSKVHGDILAGMEDVQVAAICGTSIEKAQNMASAYPGAKSYTVLTEMLDAQKLDAVYICVPPMSHGEIEAELITRGIPFFVEKPLGMNLDIPVGILDQLNQKPLINSVGYHFRYKESIQLLRELLQGRTIGMALGTWMGDMPGVAWWRRQEGSGGQFIEQTTHIVDLLRYTVGEVAEVYAAYGNRVVQSKYENVNVPDVGTVTLKLKSGAVANISNTCILPGGVGKSGLSLYTDGGILDWNQDRLEVIEEGVRTAFTSGNNPYVSETEAFIHALRTGDTSQILSDYVDAVKTQRVTCAALESALSGNPVTITD, encoded by the coding sequence ATGTCCTTGAACATCGGTATTATTGGTACAGGCTGGTTTAGTAAGGTTCATGGAGATATTCTAGCTGGGATGGAAGATGTACAGGTTGCAGCGATATGTGGGACAAGCATCGAGAAAGCTCAGAACATGGCCTCTGCTTATCCTGGAGCCAAGAGTTATACAGTGCTGACTGAGATGCTAGATGCGCAGAAGCTGGATGCTGTCTACATTTGTGTACCGCCTATGTCGCATGGTGAGATCGAAGCGGAATTGATCACGAGGGGGATTCCGTTCTTTGTAGAGAAGCCACTTGGGATGAATTTGGATATTCCAGTTGGCATTCTGGATCAATTGAACCAGAAACCACTCATTAATTCCGTCGGTTATCATTTTAGATATAAAGAGTCCATCCAACTATTAAGGGAATTGTTACAGGGGCGTACGATCGGTATGGCACTCGGTACTTGGATGGGGGATATGCCTGGTGTAGCTTGGTGGAGAAGACAAGAAGGATCAGGTGGTCAGTTTATCGAACAGACGACGCATATCGTCGACTTGCTTCGATATACGGTTGGTGAGGTTGCAGAAGTGTATGCGGCGTATGGCAATCGTGTCGTTCAAAGTAAATATGAGAACGTCAATGTACCTGATGTTGGTACGGTAACTTTGAAGCTGAAGAGTGGTGCTGTGGCTAACATTTCGAATACGTGTATTCTTCCTGGTGGTGTAGGTAAGTCTGGATTGAGTCTGTACACAGACGGAGGCATCCTGGATTGGAATCAGGATCGGCTTGAAGTGATCGAAGAAGGGGTTCGAACGGCATTTACAAGTGGGAATAATCCATATGTATCCGAAACAGAAGCGTTTATTCACGCCTTACGGACGGGGGATACCTCGCAAATACTGTCTGATTATGTCGATGCGGTGAAGACGCAAAGGGTTACCTGCGCTGCCCTGGAATCAGCGTTGAGCGGTAATCCAGTTACAATCACAGATTAA
- a CDS encoding CidA/LrgA family protein: MNTVKIISKGVFQVAILFFVSIAMNKLSTLLHLPIPGSILGIIVLFTLLKTKMIKLAWVEQGANWLLAELLLFFIPSAVGVMKYIPMLETDGVRILIVVISSTLVVMISSGLIAVRISKRKDSKAL; encoded by the coding sequence ATGAATACAGTAAAGATTATAAGTAAGGGCGTTTTCCAAGTTGCAATTCTTTTCTTTGTATCCATAGCTATGAACAAATTATCTACTCTACTCCATTTACCGATCCCCGGATCGATTCTTGGCATCATTGTATTATTCACATTACTAAAAACAAAAATGATCAAGCTAGCCTGGGTCGAGCAAGGAGCCAACTGGCTATTAGCCGAGTTGCTACTCTTCTTCATCCCTTCCGCTGTTGGCGTTATGAAATATATACCGATGCTAGAGACCGACGGAGTACGAATCCTGATCGTTGTCATTTCTAGTACCTTGGTCGTTATGATATCCTCAGGCCTTATCGCCGTTAGGATTTCAAAAAGAAAGGATAGTAAGGCCCTATGA
- the pdaA gene encoding delta-lactam-biosynthetic de-N-acetylase has translation MKCALISAVMACFLFSLVPLAGDNVVSAADGAYHFGFKRSVDGKLPSINEEGFKPIVDKHGAIFLGDTTRKELFLTFDNGYENGYTASILDTLKQKKVPAIFFVTGHYVKDQPELVKRMAAEGHLIGNHSWSHPDMTTISDAKIKQELESVKQGVAALTGNSEMTYLRPPRGIFNERTLRYTKELGYTNVFWSAAYKDWDPKEQKGSSYAYQKVVSQLHPGAVLLLHSVSKDNTEALGSIIDEARRQGYAFKSLTQLHGDVFPFLPNGIN, from the coding sequence ATGAAATGTGCCTTGATTTCGGCGGTGATGGCCTGTTTTCTCTTTAGCCTTGTTCCATTGGCTGGAGACAACGTAGTTTCCGCAGCCGATGGCGCTTATCATTTTGGCTTCAAGAGAAGTGTAGACGGAAAGCTTCCTTCCATTAATGAAGAGGGGTTCAAACCAATTGTTGATAAACACGGTGCCATTTTTCTGGGAGATACGACCCGTAAAGAGTTGTTCCTGACGTTCGATAACGGGTATGAGAATGGGTATACTGCTTCGATTCTAGATACACTTAAGCAGAAAAAGGTGCCAGCTATCTTTTTTGTAACGGGGCACTATGTGAAGGATCAACCGGAACTGGTCAAACGAATGGCGGCAGAAGGCCATCTAATTGGTAATCATTCTTGGAGCCACCCTGATATGACAACGATATCGGATGCTAAGATCAAACAGGAACTAGAGTCAGTCAAGCAGGGGGTTGCTGCTTTAACGGGTAATTCTGAAATGACTTATCTTCGCCCGCCTCGGGGTATTTTCAATGAAAGAACGCTTCGGTACACGAAAGAGCTGGGTTATACGAATGTTTTTTGGTCAGCGGCTTATAAGGACTGGGATCCGAAGGAGCAGAAGGGCTCTTCTTATGCTTATCAAAAAGTGGTCTCTCAGTTGCATCCAGGTGCAGTTCTTCTACTTCATTCTGTTTCCAAGGACAATACGGAGGCATTGGGGTCAATAATCGATGAGGCTCGCCGCCAAGGATATGCATTTAAAAGTTTGACTCAGCTTCACGGAGATGTTTTCCCATTTTTACCGAATGGAATTAATTAA
- a CDS encoding EamA family transporter, whose translation MDKMISYLLLLGNILLLVTGQVLFKIGLGRSGGLHWDKLITSPAIIGGLMLYGIATLLWFAVLTRLPLSIAYPMQAFAYVLSMIPAYFLFGEDITATKIAGVAVILCGVYLLAR comes from the coding sequence ATGGACAAAATGATTAGCTATCTGCTCTTACTAGGGAATATTCTGTTGCTCGTGACCGGTCAAGTCCTATTCAAGATCGGGCTGGGACGATCCGGTGGACTCCATTGGGACAAACTCATAACGTCTCCTGCAATCATTGGTGGCTTGATGCTCTACGGGATCGCTACCCTGCTCTGGTTCGCAGTTCTGACACGACTACCGCTTAGCATTGCCTATCCAATGCAAGCTTTTGCTTATGTTCTCTCCATGATTCCCGCTTACTTTTTATTCGGGGAAGACATTACAGCGACCAAAATAGCAGGTGTCGCCGTCATCCTGTGCGGTGTATATCTACTTGCCAGATAA
- the cidR gene encoding cidABC operon transcriptional activator CidR produces MDIRQLQYLIEVARLKSFTKAADALYITQPTISKTIKGMEEELGVVLFERSGKRIQLTDAGQIIVNQAQQIVTSFHNLNAELDDLRNLKQGHIRIGLPPMVGASFFPKVIGQFHNRYPDIKIQLFEDGAKKVELDVANGLLDVGVAVLPTGQEGLSNIPFVEEKLNLVVHPTHRLAVNREAKLSELSEDPFVLFREDFTLHDRIIAECVKLGFQPHVIYESSQWDLISQMVAVGLGITLLPETICREIDEEHVRIIPLVEPVIPWELGIIWRDDRYLSFATREWIRFAENVLSDKG; encoded by the coding sequence ATGGATATTCGTCAATTGCAATATCTGATTGAAGTAGCCAGGCTCAAAAGTTTTACCAAGGCTGCGGATGCTCTCTATATTACTCAACCTACAATTAGCAAAACGATCAAAGGCATGGAGGAAGAGCTCGGGGTTGTATTGTTTGAACGAAGTGGCAAGCGAATACAGCTAACGGACGCAGGACAAATTATTGTGAATCAGGCACAACAGATTGTAACTTCTTTTCATAACCTCAATGCCGAATTGGATGACTTACGAAATCTGAAACAGGGTCACATCCGTATTGGCCTTCCTCCTATGGTAGGAGCTAGCTTCTTCCCCAAGGTGATCGGACAGTTTCACAATCGTTATCCGGACATCAAAATACAATTATTTGAAGATGGGGCGAAGAAAGTCGAATTAGACGTCGCCAATGGATTGCTTGATGTGGGCGTTGCTGTATTACCTACGGGGCAGGAGGGCTTAAGTAATATTCCTTTTGTGGAGGAGAAGCTCAATTTAGTTGTTCATCCTACGCATCGCCTTGCGGTAAATAGGGAAGCTAAGTTGTCTGAGTTATCCGAGGATCCTTTTGTCCTGTTCCGGGAAGACTTTACGCTCCATGATCGAATTATTGCAGAATGTGTCAAGCTCGGCTTTCAACCGCATGTGATCTATGAAAGCTCACAATGGGATCTAATCAGCCAAATGGTAGCCGTAGGCCTAGGTATTACATTGTTACCTGAGACCATCTGTCGCGAAATTGACGAGGAGCATGTGCGGATCATTCCTTTAGTTGAACCCGTAATTCCGTGGGAGCTTGGTATTATCTGGCGAGATGATAGGTACTTGTCATTTGCGACGAGAGAATGGATTCGATTTGCTGAGAATGTGTTGTCCGACAAGGGCTAG
- the gdhA gene encoding NADP-specific glutamate dehydrogenase encodes MAITQESKPTLDTAKQYVNEVYETVKKRNPGESEFHQAVKEILDSLVPVFAKNPKYQNNAILERIVEPERLITFRVPWVDDQGNVQVNRGFRVQFNSAIGPYKGGLRFHPSVNASIIKFLGFEQIFKNSLTGQPIGGGKGGSDFDPKGKSDNEVMKFTQSFMTELSKYIGPDTDVPAGDIGVGAREIGYMFGQYKRLRGGNEAGVLTGKGLTYGGSLTRTEATGYGLVYFTQEMLKTKGESFEGKTVVVSGSGNVSIYAIEKAQQLGATIVACSDSNGYIYDKDGINLETVKTLKEVDRKRIKEYVNNHPSAQYFEGCENIWTIPCDIALPCATQNEINEESAKILVANGVKYVAEGANMPSTLEAIEVYLNNGVYFGPAKAANAGGVAVSALEMAQNSARLAWTFEEVDSKLVQIMQNIYNNSVNAAEEYGHAGNLVVGSNIAGFLKVADTMIAHGVV; translated from the coding sequence ATGGCAATTACGCAAGAGTCAAAACCAACCCTTGATACTGCAAAACAATATGTTAACGAGGTATACGAAACGGTTAAGAAACGCAATCCTGGTGAGAGCGAATTCCACCAAGCAGTAAAGGAAATTCTTGATTCCCTCGTACCTGTATTTGCAAAAAATCCGAAGTATCAAAACAATGCCATCTTAGAAAGAATTGTTGAGCCAGAGCGTTTGATTACTTTCCGAGTGCCTTGGGTTGATGATCAAGGTAACGTTCAAGTAAACCGTGGCTTCCGCGTACAATTCAACAGCGCTATCGGACCATACAAAGGTGGCCTACGTTTCCACCCATCTGTTAATGCCAGCATTATCAAATTCCTTGGTTTCGAGCAAATCTTCAAGAACTCCCTTACAGGTCAACCTATTGGTGGCGGTAAAGGTGGATCTGACTTTGATCCAAAGGGTAAATCCGATAATGAAGTTATGAAGTTTACACAAAGCTTCATGACTGAGCTGTCCAAATACATCGGTCCTGATACAGACGTACCAGCTGGTGACATCGGTGTAGGCGCAAGAGAAATCGGCTACATGTTCGGTCAATACAAACGTCTTCGCGGTGGTAATGAAGCGGGCGTACTAACAGGTAAAGGCTTAACTTACGGCGGAAGTCTGACACGTACTGAAGCTACAGGCTACGGTCTGGTCTACTTCACACAAGAAATGCTTAAAACAAAAGGCGAAAGCTTCGAGGGTAAAACGGTTGTTGTCTCCGGTTCCGGTAATGTATCGATCTATGCGATTGAAAAAGCACAACAACTTGGTGCTACCATCGTTGCATGTAGCGATTCCAACGGATACATCTATGATAAAGATGGTATCAACCTTGAAACAGTTAAGACATTAAAAGAAGTAGATAGAAAACGGATCAAAGAATATGTAAATAATCATCCGTCAGCGCAATACTTTGAAGGCTGCGAGAACATCTGGACTATCCCTTGTGATATCGCATTGCCATGCGCAACACAAAATGAAATTAACGAAGAATCCGCTAAGATTCTAGTAGCCAATGGCGTGAAATACGTTGCTGAAGGTGCTAACATGCCTTCCACTTTAGAAGCTATTGAAGTGTACCTGAATAATGGAGTATACTTCGGACCTGCCAAAGCTGCAAACGCTGGTGGAGTTGCTGTATCCGCATTGGAAATGGCACAAAATAGTGCAAGACTTGCTTGGACCTTCGAAGAAGTAGATTCTAAACTAGTCCAAATCATGCAGAACATCTACAACAACTCAGTGAATGCAGCTGAAGAATATGGTCACGCTGGAAATCTCGTTGTTGGTTCCAACATCGCTGGCTTCTT
- a CDS encoding CidB/LrgB family autolysis modulator, which translates to MITGMLYLIFTLAIYFVSKQLYKIRPRVYLSPLLITPLFLIIVLMWNQIPYETYNQGGKWLSAMLQPATIAFAIPLYKYYDVLKKHAVVILVSVLSGSIVAMFSSAFIAEWMHLDSTLVSSLIPRSVTTPIAMNVSQTIGGVPNITAVFVIITGLLGTVIGPMVMKLFRIENEVARGVLFGTSAHGTGTSKAFELSSLTGTISSISMILAALFTLGVAPMLITVLIK; encoded by the coding sequence ATGATAACCGGAATGTTATATCTCATCTTCACACTTGCTATATACTTCGTTTCCAAACAACTATATAAAATTCGGCCGAGAGTTTACTTGTCACCACTACTGATTACTCCACTTTTCTTAATTATTGTTCTCATGTGGAACCAAATCCCATACGAGACTTATAACCAAGGTGGAAAATGGCTCAGTGCGATGCTGCAACCTGCAACGATTGCCTTTGCTATACCGCTCTACAAATATTATGACGTATTGAAGAAACACGCTGTCGTCATTCTGGTCAGCGTATTATCAGGCTCCATAGTGGCTATGTTCTCTTCCGCATTCATTGCAGAATGGATGCATCTTGACTCTACACTGGTCAGCAGCCTAATCCCACGTTCTGTAACGACACCTATCGCCATGAATGTATCACAGACCATCGGTGGTGTTCCAAATATCACTGCTGTTTTCGTCATCATTACAGGTCTACTAGGAACTGTAATTGGTCCAATGGTTATGAAATTATTTCGTATCGAGAATGAAGTTGCTCGTGGTGTACTATTTGGAACAAGTGCACACGGGACGGGAACATCAAAGGCTTTTGAGCTAAGTTCATTAACCGGAACAATTTCCAGCATTTCGATGATTTTGGCCGCCTTATTCACCTTAGGCGTGGCTCCCATGCTGATTACAGTATTAATAAAGTAA
- a CDS encoding ABC transporter ATP-binding protein has product MSQQNKSGNMGKGGHGPGGGHGGPGGPAGGMSRPVEKAKDFKGTLKRLIQYLRPHKLQLSAVLLMAVLSTIFSIVSPKVMGKATTKLFEGIIGKMKGIPGAEIDFQYVWQIIMILLGLYLLSALFSYFQQYIMASVAQKTVYDLRRDVNDKLSRLPLKYFDARTHGEILSRVTNDVDNISSTLQQSMTQLITAVLTIIGVIVMMLTISPLMTLIAILTLPLSVIAITSIAKRSQKQFIRQQKELGQLNGHVEEMYTGHKVIKAFGRERKSLEQFDEINDRLYEAGWKAQFISGVIMPIMSFIGNIGYVLVAVVGGILVTKGRITVGDIQAFIQYSRQFTMPITQTANIANVIQSTVASAERVFEILDEEEEVAEKTNPIVLENPHGNVAFEHVKFGYDSKNMLIEDMNITASQGQTIAIVGPTGAGKTTLINLLMRFYEVNDGAITVDGVNIAHMKRGDLRSLFGMVLQDTWLFNGTIRDNIAYGREGATEADVVRAAKMAHADHFIRTLPMGYDTILNEEASNISQGQKQLLTIARAILADPAILILDEATSSVDTRTEVFIQKAMNELMKGRTSFVIAHRLSTIKDADLILVMNHGSVIEKGTHEELLEQGGFYADLYNSQFSKGGFDLEVG; this is encoded by the coding sequence ATGAGCCAGCAAAATAAGAGTGGGAACATGGGCAAAGGCGGTCACGGACCAGGCGGCGGACATGGAGGCCCAGGTGGTCCAGCAGGTGGTATGTCAAGACCTGTTGAGAAGGCCAAAGACTTCAAGGGTACGTTAAAACGTTTGATTCAATATTTGCGTCCCCATAAGTTGCAATTATCTGCCGTATTGCTTATGGCAGTTCTGAGTACGATATTTAGCATTGTGAGTCCTAAAGTTATGGGTAAGGCAACTACGAAATTGTTCGAAGGCATTATCGGGAAAATGAAGGGGATTCCTGGAGCGGAGATTGACTTCCAGTACGTATGGCAAATTATTATGATCTTGCTTGGACTATATTTGCTCAGCGCGCTATTCAGTTATTTCCAACAGTATATTATGGCTAGCGTGGCCCAGAAGACAGTTTACGATTTACGTCGAGATGTAAATGACAAGTTATCACGCCTACCTCTGAAATATTTTGACGCACGGACACACGGGGAAATTCTAAGCCGGGTAACCAATGATGTCGACAATATTAGCTCAACACTGCAGCAAAGTATGACTCAACTTATTACCGCTGTTCTGACTATCATCGGCGTAATTGTCATGATGTTGACCATTAGTCCACTGATGACATTAATTGCAATACTGACGTTGCCTCTTAGCGTCATTGCGATCACATCGATCGCTAAGCGTTCACAGAAGCAATTTATTAGACAGCAGAAGGAACTGGGTCAACTTAACGGACATGTAGAAGAAATGTACACGGGGCATAAGGTGATTAAGGCGTTTGGACGTGAACGCAAATCGCTGGAGCAATTCGATGAAATTAATGACCGTCTATATGAAGCCGGTTGGAAAGCGCAATTTATTTCCGGTGTCATTATGCCTATCATGAGCTTCATTGGTAATATCGGTTATGTACTTGTCGCGGTTGTTGGGGGTATCCTCGTAACCAAGGGAAGAATAACCGTCGGGGATATTCAAGCGTTTATTCAATATTCCAGACAATTCACGATGCCAATTACTCAGACAGCAAATATTGCGAACGTCATTCAATCAACGGTAGCTTCGGCTGAACGTGTCTTCGAAATTCTTGACGAAGAGGAAGAAGTGGCAGAAAAGACAAATCCCATTGTTTTGGAGAATCCACATGGCAACGTAGCTTTCGAACATGTGAAATTTGGATATGACAGTAAGAATATGCTAATCGAAGATATGAATATCACGGCTTCCCAAGGTCAAACGATCGCGATTGTAGGTCCAACTGGAGCTGGTAAGACAACATTGATCAATCTATTAATGCGTTTCTATGAAGTAAATGATGGGGCGATCACTGTCGATGGCGTGAACATCGCTCATATGAAACGTGGAGATTTACGGAGTTTGTTTGGAATGGTATTGCAGGATACGTGGCTGTTTAACGGTACGATCCGTGATAACATAGCTTATGGCCGAGAGGGCGCAACAGAAGCAGATGTCGTACGGGCGGCTAAAATGGCGCATGCGGATCACTTTATCCGTACCCTTCCTATGGGTTATGACACGATTCTGAACGAAGAAGCATCGAATATATCCCAAGGTCAGAAACAGCTTCTAACGATCGCACGTGCTATTCTTGCTGATCCAGCTATTCTCATCCTGGACGAAGCGACAAGCAGTGTTGATACACGTACAGAGGTCTTCATCCAGAAGGCGATGAATGAACTGATGAAGGGCAGAACTAGCTTCGTTATTGCCCATAGGTTGTCAACAATCAAGGATGCCGATCTTATCCTCGTGATGAACCACGGTTCTGTTATTGAGAAGGGAACTCACGAAGAATTGTTAGAGCAAGGCGGCTTCTATGCTGATCTATACAATAGCCAATTCTCCAAGGGTGGTTTTGATCTAGAGGTAGGATAA
- a CDS encoding MarR family winged helix-turn-helix transcriptional regulator: MKIVIMGDDLKAQRLLDAFNSLRRVEWHKMPQPHGNCKLSEVRVLFFIKQGLRTDPRGVTISTLSSLMGVTSPTITPLIKNLESNGLVLRLNDQEDRRVVRVQLTETGEEFIRKAIGSLKERFQGIYNFLGEEKSAQLAELLEQVHQYILERQKEERNV; this comes from the coding sequence ATGAAAATTGTGATCATGGGCGACGATCTAAAAGCCCAGAGACTGCTGGACGCATTCAACAGCTTACGACGGGTAGAGTGGCATAAAATGCCCCAGCCCCACGGGAATTGTAAACTTAGTGAGGTTAGAGTGTTATTTTTTATTAAGCAGGGTCTTCGTACTGATCCTAGAGGCGTTACCATATCTACACTAAGTTCCTTGATGGGTGTTACTTCACCTACGATAACTCCCTTAATTAAAAACCTTGAGTCAAATGGTCTAGTATTGCGTCTTAACGATCAAGAAGACCGGAGAGTCGTACGTGTTCAATTGACTGAAACAGGTGAAGAGTTCATCCGCAAGGCCATTGGGTCTTTGAAGGAGAGATTTCAAGGTATTTATAATTTTTTAGGAGAAGAGAAAAGCGCTCAACTCGCAGAGCTATTGGAACAAGTGCACCAATATATCTTAGAGAGACAGAAAGAAGAGCGCAACGTTTGA